Proteins from one Salvelinus sp. IW2-2015 linkage group LG9, ASM291031v2, whole genome shotgun sequence genomic window:
- the slc10a1 gene encoding hepatic sodium/bile acid cotransporter: protein MNGTMNQTEGQYRDGYETAWNGGNTYNITPHNVTTGFQSPFSPVMDMAINGITIIILFITMVSLGCTMEISKIKAHILKPKGVAIAVVAQFGIMPLTAFSLAKIFQLGAIEAVTVLICGCCPGGNLSNIFALALKGDMNLSIVMTTCSTVLALGMMPLLLFLYCHGFNNLENAVPYTGITIALIMTLVPCAIGIAINHRVPQYSQIIIKVGLSILLIASVAIGVMSGISIGGTVWVVLSPQLMAAAALMPLTGYLLGYIMSTIFKVNHQCRRTISMETGCQNIQLCSTILKVAFPPEVIGPLYLFPLIYIIFQGGEALLFIILFRCYQSFKPPAEACIHDSGR, encoded by the exons atgaatGGTACCATGAACCAGACAGAGGGACAGTACAGAGATGGCTATGAGACAGCTTGGAATGGCGGCAACACCTACAACATCACACCTCATAATGTCACCACTGGCTTCCAGTCCCCCTTCTCCCCGGTTATGGACATGGCCATCAAtggcatcaccatcatcatcctcttcaTAACCATGGTGTCCCTGGGCTGCACCATGGAGATTTCCAAGATCAAGGCCCATATCCTGAAGCCCAAAGGGGTGGCCATCGCAGTGGTGGCCCAGTTTGGTATCATGCCTCTCACTGCCTTCAGCCTGGCCAAAATCTTCCAGCTGGGCGCCATCGAGGCTGTGACCGTGCTGATCTGTGGCTGCTGTCCGGGGGGAAACCTCTCCAACATCTTCGCCCTGGCCCTGAAGGGTGACATGAACCTAAG CATTGTAATGACCACATGTTCTACTGTTTTGGCCCTGGGTATGATGCCTCTGCTGCTCTTCCTATATTGCCATGGCTTCAATAATTTGGAAAACGCTGTGCCTTACACTGGCATCACCATAGCTCTCATCATGACCCTAGTGCCCTGTGCCATTGGCATAGCCATCAACCACCGGGTACCACAGTACTCTCAGATCATCATCAAG GTTGGTCTAAGCATCTTACTAATTGCCTCCGTGGCCATTGGTGTCATGTCAGGCATCTCCATTGGGGGAACAGTGTGGGTGGTTCTCTCACCCCAACTCATGGCAGCGGCTGCACTGATGCCCCTGACAGGCTACCTGCTGGGATACATCATGTCCACCATCTTCAAAGTCAATCATCA ATGCAGGAGGACTATTTCTATGGAGACAGGCTGTCAGAACATCCAGCTGTGTTCCACCATCTTGAAAGTGGCCTTTCCCCCAGAGGTTATTGGCCCCCTGTATCTGTTCCCGCTGATCTACATCATATTCCAGGGAGGCGAGGCGCTGCTTTTCATCATCCTCTTCAGATGTTACCAAAGCTTCAAGCCACCAGCTGAGG CCTGTATACATGACAGTGGCCGGTAA
- the LOC111968759 gene encoding sushi domain-containing protein 6 isoform X1: MCNGMLESMSKALELLTSADKWSLSLLLFLTVLSTGQGSGCVRPFMVQNSWVNLTETNRGFFPVGTVLQYSCDPGYLADGPSIITCNPLGLWTSDPPRCKRSDAVCRPPFEPENGGYTCHPSPCHWLGQGTVIEYFCDEGYILKGDYKYKYLTCQDGEWDGPMQISCVNQGCARPFIVQHGSANLTETNGGSFPVGTVLQYSCDPGFLEDGPNILTCTPLGLWSSDPPRCIHSDVCLPPFEPENGGYTCHPSPCHRLNHRTVIEYFCDEGYILKGDYKYLTCQDGEWDGPMQISCLLDQDRDPALPLGIPTLSIVASTASSVALILLLVVLFVLLQPKLKSFNHSRREQGVSGQPVSIMVEGVQVALPSYEEAVCGGGGLSLSSESRVQIVLSEGQQAAGTTEPLIAQAGPSTLSQRSEMALVHPVPPSFTSSPSSSCWGPEQAAAAAPSPSQRRDSTGSEQHSLPLLDSEMDYSDDMPLLKEA; this comes from the exons ATGTGCAATGGAATGTTAGAGTCAATGTCAAAAGCCCTTGAGCTGCTCACCTCAGCTGACAAGTGGTCACTTTCACTGTTGCTCTTTCTGACTGTGCTATCCACGGGACAAGGGTCAG GATGTGTGAGGCCATTCATGGTGCAGAACAGCTGGGTCAACCTGACAGAGACCAACAGGGGTTTCTTTCCTGTGGGCACGGTGCTCCAGTACAGCTGTGACCCAGGCTACCTGGCTGATGGGCCCAGCATCATCACATGCAACCCCCTGGGCCTCTGGACCTCAGACCCACCCCGCTGCAAACGGAGTGACG CAGTGTGCCGGCCTCCGTTTGAGCCTGAGAATGGAGGGTACACCTGCCACCCGTCTCCCTGCCATTGGCTAGGCCAGGGCACTGTGATAGAGTACTTCTGTGATGAAGGCTACATCCTGAAGGGAGACTACAAGTACAAATATCTTACCTGTCAGGATGGGGAGTGGGACGGCCCCATGCAGATTAGCTGTGTCAACCAAGGATGTGCAAGGCCGTTCATTGTCCAACATGGGtcagccaacctgacagagaccAACGGGGGTTCCTTTCCTGTCGGCACGGTGCTCCAGTACAGCTGTGACCCAGGCTTCCTGGAGGATGGGCCCAACATCCTCACCTGCACCCCCCTGGGCCTCTGGTCCTCAGACCCACCCCGCTGCATACACAGTGATG TGTGTCTGCCTCCATTTGAGCCAGAGAATGGGGGCTACACCTGCCACCCGTCCCCCTGCCATAGACTGAACCATCGCACTGTGATCGAGTACTTCTGTGATGAAGGCTACATCCTGAAGGGAGACTACAAATACCTGACCTGTCAGGATGGGGAGTGGGACGGTCCCATGCAGATTAGCTGTCTCCTGGACCAAG ACAGAGACCCTGCCCTGCCATTGGGCATACCCACCCTGTCCATCGTGGCCTCCACTGCCAGCTCTGTAGCCCTCATCCTGCTGCTGGTGGTCCTGTTTGTCCTGCTGCAGCCAAAACTCAAGTCCTTCAACCACAGCCG CCGTGAGCAGGGGGTGTCAGGCCAGCCTGTGTCCATCATGGTGGAGGGGGTGCAGGTGGCCCTGCCCTCTTATGAGGAGGCGGTGTGTGGCGGAGGGGGTCTGAGTCTCAGCTCTGAGTCCCGGGTCCAAATAGTGCTGTCAGAGGGCCAGCAGGCTGCAGGGACAACCGAGCCGCTCATTGCCCAGGCCgggccctccaccctctcccagcGCTCAGAGATGGCATTGGTTCACCCAGTACCACCATCCTTCACTTCTTCCCCTTCATCCTCCTGCTGGGGCCCGGAGCAGGCTGCTGCTGCAGCGCCTTCACCTTCACAGCGGAGGGACTCCACAGGCAGCGAGCAGCACAGCCTGCCCCTCCTCGACTCTGAGATGGACTACTCTGACG ATATGCCTTTGTTAAAGGAGGCCTGA
- the max gene encoding protein max isoform X3, with protein sequence MSDNEDIDVDSDADKRAHHNALERKRRDHIKDSFSSLRDSVPALQGEKVSKASRAQILDKATDYIQYMRRKNHTHQQDIDDLKKQNALLEQQVRALEKAKGNTTLQANYTSSDSSLYTNPKGSTVSAFDGGSDSSSESEPEEPPNRKKLRVEPS encoded by the exons ATGAGCGACAACGAAGATATCGATGTCGACAGTGAC GCAGACAAACGAGCACATCACAATGCGCTGGAGCGCAAACGTAGGGACCACATTAAAGACAGCTTCAGCAGTTTACGGGACTCTGTGCCTGCGTTACAAGGGGAGAAGGTTAGTAAA GCCTCCCGAGCTCAGATCCTAGACAAAGCCACAGACTACATCCAGTACATGAGACggaaaaaccacacacaccagcaggacATTGACGACCTGAAGAAGCAGAATGCACTGCTGGAGCAGCAGG TCCGTGCACTGGAGAAAGCCAAGGGGAACACTACGCTCCAGGCCAACTATACATCCTCTGACAGCAGCTTGTACACCAACCCCAAGGGGAGCACAGTGTCCGCCTTTGATGGTGGCTCCGACTCCAGCTCTGAATCAGAGCCAGAGGAGCCGCCCAACAGAAAGAAGCTGCGTGTGGAGCCCAGCTAG
- the LOC111968346 gene encoding ras-related protein Rab-15, translated as MAKQYDVLLRLLLLGDSGVGKTCLLCRFTDNECHSSHISTIGVDFKMKTLKIDGIKVRVQIWDTAGQERYQTITKQYYRRAQGFILVYDITSSRSFQHIVKWASDVDEFALDKVQRILVGNKADEEQKRKVPKEQGNKLAKTYGMEFFETSACTNCNINESFTRLTELVLHAHKKEMDAFQGSINKYLDMTYLEGEQDKQDNSQKACAC; from the exons ATGGCAAAGCAGTATGACGTTTTGCTCAGGTTGCTGCTTTTAGGAGATTCCGGGGTTGGAAAGACCTGTTTGTTGTGCAGGTTCACGGACAATGAATGCCATTCATCGCATATCTCTACAATTG GAGTGGATTTcaaaatgaaaacattaaaaatagatggcattaaaGTGCGAGTACAGATCTG GGATACTGCTGGCCAGGAACGGTACCAGACCATCACCAAACAGTACTACAGACGGGCACAG GGATTTATCCTGGTGTATGACATCACTAGTTCCCGTTCCTTTCAGCACATTGTGAAGTGGGCTAGCGATGTGGATGAG ttTGCCCTTGACAAGGTGCAGAGGATCCTGGTGGGGAACAAGGCTGATGAGGAGCAGAAGAGGAAAGTGCCTAAAGAACAAGGGAACAAG CTAGCAAAAACCTATGGAATGGAATTCTTTGAGACAAGTGCCTGCACCAACTGCAACATAAATGAG TCGTTCACCCGGTTGACAGAGCTGGTCCTGCATGCTCACAAGAAAGAGATGGATGCCTTCCAGGGTTCAATTAATAAATACCTAGACATGACTTATCTGGAGGGAGAGCAGGACAAACAGGACAACTCCCAGAAGGCCTGCGCATGTTAG
- the max gene encoding protein max isoform X4 has product MSDNEDIDVDSDADKRAHHNALERKRRDHIKDSFSSLRDSVPALQGEKASRAQILDKATDYIQYMRRKNHTHQQDIDDLKKQNALLEQQVRALEKAKGNTTLQANYTSSDSSLYTNPKGSTVSAFDGGSDSSSESEPEEPPNRKKLRVEPS; this is encoded by the exons ATGAGCGACAACGAAGATATCGATGTCGACAGTGAC GCAGACAAACGAGCACATCACAATGCGCTGGAGCGCAAACGTAGGGACCACATTAAAGACAGCTTCAGCAGTTTACGGGACTCTGTGCCTGCGTTACAAGGGGAGAAG GCCTCCCGAGCTCAGATCCTAGACAAAGCCACAGACTACATCCAGTACATGAGACggaaaaaccacacacaccagcaggacATTGACGACCTGAAGAAGCAGAATGCACTGCTGGAGCAGCAGG TCCGTGCACTGGAGAAAGCCAAGGGGAACACTACGCTCCAGGCCAACTATACATCCTCTGACAGCAGCTTGTACACCAACCCCAAGGGGAGCACAGTGTCCGCCTTTGATGGTGGCTCCGACTCCAGCTCTGAATCAGAGCCAGAGGAGCCGCCCAACAGAAAGAAGCTGCGTGTGGAGCCCAGCTAG
- the max gene encoding protein max isoform X1 — MSDNEDIDVDSDADKRAHHNALERKRRDHIKDSFSSLRDSVPALQGEKVSKQSVKQASRAQILDKATDYIQYMRRKNHTHQQDIDDLKKQNALLEQQVRALEKAKGNTTLQANYTSSDSSLYTNPKGSTVSAFDGGSDSSSESEPEEPPNRKKLRVEPS, encoded by the exons ATGAGCGACAACGAAGATATCGATGTCGACAGTGAC GCAGACAAACGAGCACATCACAATGCGCTGGAGCGCAAACGTAGGGACCACATTAAAGACAGCTTCAGCAGTTTACGGGACTCTGTGCCTGCGTTACAAGGGGAGAAGGTTAGTAAA CAATCTGTCAAACAGGCCTCCCGAGCTCAGATCCTAGACAAAGCCACAGACTACATCCAGTACATGAGACggaaaaaccacacacaccagcaggacATTGACGACCTGAAGAAGCAGAATGCACTGCTGGAGCAGCAGG TCCGTGCACTGGAGAAAGCCAAGGGGAACACTACGCTCCAGGCCAACTATACATCCTCTGACAGCAGCTTGTACACCAACCCCAAGGGGAGCACAGTGTCCGCCTTTGATGGTGGCTCCGACTCCAGCTCTGAATCAGAGCCAGAGGAGCCGCCCAACAGAAAGAAGCTGCGTGTGGAGCCCAGCTAG
- the max gene encoding protein max isoform X2 — protein MSDNEDIDVDSDADKRAHHNALERKRRDHIKDSFSSLRDSVPALQGEKQSVKQASRAQILDKATDYIQYMRRKNHTHQQDIDDLKKQNALLEQQVRALEKAKGNTTLQANYTSSDSSLYTNPKGSTVSAFDGGSDSSSESEPEEPPNRKKLRVEPS, from the exons ATGAGCGACAACGAAGATATCGATGTCGACAGTGAC GCAGACAAACGAGCACATCACAATGCGCTGGAGCGCAAACGTAGGGACCACATTAAAGACAGCTTCAGCAGTTTACGGGACTCTGTGCCTGCGTTACAAGGGGAGAAG CAATCTGTCAAACAGGCCTCCCGAGCTCAGATCCTAGACAAAGCCACAGACTACATCCAGTACATGAGACggaaaaaccacacacaccagcaggacATTGACGACCTGAAGAAGCAGAATGCACTGCTGGAGCAGCAGG TCCGTGCACTGGAGAAAGCCAAGGGGAACACTACGCTCCAGGCCAACTATACATCCTCTGACAGCAGCTTGTACACCAACCCCAAGGGGAGCACAGTGTCCGCCTTTGATGGTGGCTCCGACTCCAGCTCTGAATCAGAGCCAGAGGAGCCGCCCAACAGAAAGAAGCTGCGTGTGGAGCCCAGCTAG
- the LOC111968759 gene encoding sushi domain-containing protein 6 isoform X2 yields MCNGMLESMSKALELLTSADKWSLSLLLFLTVLSTGQGSGCVRPFMVQNSWVNLTETNRGFFPVGTVLQYSCDPGYLADGPSIITCNPLGLWTSDPPRCKRSDVCRPPFEPENGGYTCHPSPCHWLGQGTVIEYFCDEGYILKGDYKYKYLTCQDGEWDGPMQISCVNQGCARPFIVQHGSANLTETNGGSFPVGTVLQYSCDPGFLEDGPNILTCTPLGLWSSDPPRCIHSDVCLPPFEPENGGYTCHPSPCHRLNHRTVIEYFCDEGYILKGDYKYLTCQDGEWDGPMQISCLLDQDRDPALPLGIPTLSIVASTASSVALILLLVVLFVLLQPKLKSFNHSRREQGVSGQPVSIMVEGVQVALPSYEEAVCGGGGLSLSSESRVQIVLSEGQQAAGTTEPLIAQAGPSTLSQRSEMALVHPVPPSFTSSPSSSCWGPEQAAAAAPSPSQRRDSTGSEQHSLPLLDSEMDYSDDMPLLKEA; encoded by the exons ATGTGCAATGGAATGTTAGAGTCAATGTCAAAAGCCCTTGAGCTGCTCACCTCAGCTGACAAGTGGTCACTTTCACTGTTGCTCTTTCTGACTGTGCTATCCACGGGACAAGGGTCAG GATGTGTGAGGCCATTCATGGTGCAGAACAGCTGGGTCAACCTGACAGAGACCAACAGGGGTTTCTTTCCTGTGGGCACGGTGCTCCAGTACAGCTGTGACCCAGGCTACCTGGCTGATGGGCCCAGCATCATCACATGCAACCCCCTGGGCCTCTGGACCTCAGACCCACCCCGCTGCAAACGGAGTGACG TGTGCCGGCCTCCGTTTGAGCCTGAGAATGGAGGGTACACCTGCCACCCGTCTCCCTGCCATTGGCTAGGCCAGGGCACTGTGATAGAGTACTTCTGTGATGAAGGCTACATCCTGAAGGGAGACTACAAGTACAAATATCTTACCTGTCAGGATGGGGAGTGGGACGGCCCCATGCAGATTAGCTGTGTCAACCAAGGATGTGCAAGGCCGTTCATTGTCCAACATGGGtcagccaacctgacagagaccAACGGGGGTTCCTTTCCTGTCGGCACGGTGCTCCAGTACAGCTGTGACCCAGGCTTCCTGGAGGATGGGCCCAACATCCTCACCTGCACCCCCCTGGGCCTCTGGTCCTCAGACCCACCCCGCTGCATACACAGTGATG TGTGTCTGCCTCCATTTGAGCCAGAGAATGGGGGCTACACCTGCCACCCGTCCCCCTGCCATAGACTGAACCATCGCACTGTGATCGAGTACTTCTGTGATGAAGGCTACATCCTGAAGGGAGACTACAAATACCTGACCTGTCAGGATGGGGAGTGGGACGGTCCCATGCAGATTAGCTGTCTCCTGGACCAAG ACAGAGACCCTGCCCTGCCATTGGGCATACCCACCCTGTCCATCGTGGCCTCCACTGCCAGCTCTGTAGCCCTCATCCTGCTGCTGGTGGTCCTGTTTGTCCTGCTGCAGCCAAAACTCAAGTCCTTCAACCACAGCCG CCGTGAGCAGGGGGTGTCAGGCCAGCCTGTGTCCATCATGGTGGAGGGGGTGCAGGTGGCCCTGCCCTCTTATGAGGAGGCGGTGTGTGGCGGAGGGGGTCTGAGTCTCAGCTCTGAGTCCCGGGTCCAAATAGTGCTGTCAGAGGGCCAGCAGGCTGCAGGGACAACCGAGCCGCTCATTGCCCAGGCCgggccctccaccctctcccagcGCTCAGAGATGGCATTGGTTCACCCAGTACCACCATCCTTCACTTCTTCCCCTTCATCCTCCTGCTGGGGCCCGGAGCAGGCTGCTGCTGCAGCGCCTTCACCTTCACAGCGGAGGGACTCCACAGGCAGCGAGCAGCACAGCCTGCCCCTCCTCGACTCTGAGATGGACTACTCTGACG ATATGCCTTTGTTAAAGGAGGCCTGA